The Mesorhizobium sp. M1D.F.Ca.ET.043.01.1.1 genome contains a region encoding:
- a CDS encoding DUF2147 domain-containing protein — MFRKVSLALAATLIMAGAAWADPIEGNWKTQAGSTAAIAGSGSFSITLKSGKYAGKTIGSFKAAGDNKYTGTITDPETDKAYSGKATLSGASLKMSGCVFGGLICKSQTWHKL, encoded by the coding sequence ATGTTTCGAAAAGTTAGCCTGGCCCTGGCGGCCACCTTGATCATGGCGGGCGCCGCATGGGCCGACCCGATCGAAGGCAATTGGAAGACGCAGGCCGGCTCGACGGCGGCGATCGCCGGCAGCGGCTCGTTTTCCATCACGCTCAAGTCCGGCAAATATGCCGGCAAGACGATCGGCTCCTTCAAGGCGGCAGGCGACAACAAGTACACCGGCACCATAACCGACCCGGAAACCGACAAGGCCTATTCCGGCAAGGCGACGCTTTCGGGCGCCTCGCTCAAGATGAGCGGCTGCGTGTTTGGCGGCCTGATCTGCAAGAGCCAGACCTGGCACAAGCTCTGA
- a CDS encoding DMT family transporter produces MTVDHAVGHNTLRGIALKIVSVAVFVGMQTCIKAAGDVPAGQIVFFRSFFAIFPIVAFLAFKRQLGTAFTTKRPFNHVARGLVGVGAMGLGFFALTRLPLPEAITLNYAQPLLVVVFSSVFLGETIRVYRWSAVAVGLIGVLIISWPELTLLNSDEALDDQEVLGVMAALIAAAISAVAMLLVRNLVRTEKTATIVLWFSSTASVLALLTLPFGWQALTPMQAALLVVAGFCGGLGQILMTAAYRHAEASVVAPFEYTSMILGVVIGYLVFGDVTSLNTLIGGVIVVAAGIFIIWRERQLGLERRRTRRAAPPQG; encoded by the coding sequence ATGACCGTCGATCATGCCGTCGGCCACAACACGCTGCGCGGCATTGCGCTGAAGATCGTCTCCGTGGCGGTCTTCGTCGGCATGCAGACCTGCATCAAGGCGGCCGGCGACGTGCCCGCCGGGCAGATCGTCTTCTTCCGTTCGTTCTTCGCGATCTTCCCGATCGTCGCCTTCCTGGCCTTCAAGCGACAGCTGGGCACGGCCTTCACCACGAAACGGCCGTTCAACCACGTCGCGCGCGGCCTTGTCGGCGTCGGCGCCATGGGGCTCGGCTTCTTCGCGCTGACCAGGCTGCCGCTCCCCGAAGCGATCACGTTGAACTATGCCCAGCCGCTCCTGGTCGTGGTGTTCTCCTCGGTCTTCCTCGGCGAGACGATCCGCGTCTATCGCTGGAGCGCTGTCGCCGTCGGTCTCATCGGCGTGCTCATCATCTCCTGGCCGGAGCTGACGCTGTTGAATTCCGACGAGGCGCTCGACGACCAGGAGGTGCTTGGCGTCATGGCGGCGCTGATCGCCGCGGCGATCTCGGCCGTCGCCATGCTTCTGGTGCGCAATCTCGTTCGGACCGAGAAGACGGCGACGATCGTGCTGTGGTTCTCCTCGACGGCGAGCGTGCTGGCGCTGCTCACGCTGCCCTTCGGCTGGCAGGCGCTGACGCCGATGCAGGCCGCGCTCCTTGTCGTGGCCGGCTTCTGCGGCGGGCTCGGCCAGATCCTGATGACGGCCGCCTACCGCCACGCCGAGGCTTCCGTCGTGGCGCCTTTCGAATACACCTCGATGATCCTTGGTGTCGTGATCGGCTATCTTGTCTTCGGCGACGTGACATCGCTCAACACGCTGATCGGCGGCGTGATCGTGGTAGCCGCCGGCATCTTCATCATCTGGCGCGAGCGGCAGCTCGGCCTGGAGCGCAGGCGTACCAGGAGAGCCGCGCCGCCGCAGGGGTGA
- a CDS encoding uracil-DNA glycosylase, translating to MTATSPNNPFDIAELLAFYASAGVDEALEDAPINRFAEARPKQAERSPAAAAPARETRHQERPASVPGFDASRAAERPAASTGLDASQVPDAPRRPTLTTATVPDEGQIMLARQLAASASTLDELRQHMAAFDGCNLKFTAKNLVFADGNPNADLMLVGEAPGRDEDLEGLPFVGRSGRLLDRMLAAIGLDRTSAYIANVIPWRPPGNRTPTPHETEICRPFIERQIELVNPKVLVNLGGPSAKTLLNTTEGILRLRGNWRVHTTASGIAIPAMPTLHPAYLLRTPAHKKLAWRDFLEVKAKLRGLA from the coding sequence ATGACTGCCACCTCTCCCAACAATCCGTTCGACATCGCCGAGCTGCTGGCCTTCTACGCCAGCGCCGGCGTCGACGAGGCGCTGGAAGACGCGCCGATAAACCGCTTCGCCGAGGCCAGGCCTAAGCAAGCCGAGCGCTCGCCGGCTGCGGCCGCGCCCGCTCGCGAAACCAGGCACCAGGAGCGGCCGGCATCGGTTCCCGGCTTTGACGCAAGCCGGGCCGCGGAACGGCCGGCCGCATCAACCGGGCTGGACGCAAGCCAGGTGCCAGATGCGCCGAGGCGCCCGACGCTCACCACCGCGACGGTCCCCGACGAGGGGCAGATCATGCTCGCGCGGCAACTGGCGGCCAGCGCCTCGACACTTGACGAGCTGCGCCAGCACATGGCGGCCTTCGACGGCTGCAACCTCAAATTCACCGCCAAGAACCTGGTCTTCGCCGACGGCAACCCGAATGCCGACCTGATGCTGGTCGGCGAGGCGCCGGGCCGCGACGAGGACCTCGAAGGCCTGCCCTTCGTCGGCCGCTCGGGACGGCTGCTCGACCGCATGCTCGCCGCTATCGGCCTCGACCGGACTTCGGCCTACATCGCCAACGTCATCCCGTGGCGCCCGCCCGGCAACCGCACGCCGACGCCCCACGAGACGGAGATCTGCCGCCCGTTCATCGAAAGGCAGATCGAGCTGGTCAATCCGAAGGTGCTGGTCAATCTCGGCGGCCCGTCGGCCAAGACGCTGCTCAACACCACGGAAGGGATCCTCAGGCTGCGCGGCAACTGGCGTGTGCACACGACCGCGTCAGGCATAGCCATTCCCGCCATGCCGACGCTGCATCCGGCCTATCTCTTGCGCACGCCGGCGCACAAGAAGCTGGCCTGGCGGGATTTCCTCGAGGTGAAGGCGAAGCTGAGGGGGTTGGCGTGA
- a CDS encoding electron transfer flavoprotein-ubiquinone oxidoreductase, with the protein MSEIERESMEFDVVVVGAGPAGLAAAIRLKQLNPDLSVVVLEKGGEVGAHILSGAVVDPIGIDRLLPGWREEEGHPFKTPVTDDHFLVLGPAGSFRLPNFLMPPLMNNHGNYIVSLGNVCRWLATKAEALGVEIYPGFAAVSLVYNDAGAVTGVITGDMGVEKDGTHGPAYAPGMALMGKYVLIGEGARGSLAKQLIAKYKLADGREPGKFGIGLKELWQVKPENHKPGLVQHSFGWPLDMKTGGGSFLYHLEDNQVAVGFVVHLNYKNPWLSPFEEFQRFKTHPAIKGTFEGAKRIGYGARAITEGGWQSVPKLSFPGGVLMGCAAGFVNVPRIKGSHNAVLSGMLAAEHVAQAIGAGRANDELSSYEQAWRGSDIGKDLKKVRNVKPLWSRFGTIVGVGIGGLDMWLNTLFGFSPFGTLKHGKADYATLEPASKHQKIAYPKPDGVLTFDRLSSVFLSNTNHEENEPVHLIVGDMALQQRSEHDVFAGPSTRYCPAGVYEWVDKDGNAAADPSAKDVRFVINAQNCVHCKTCDIKDPNRNINWVPPQGGEGPVYQGM; encoded by the coding sequence ATGAGCGAGATCGAACGCGAGAGCATGGAATTCGACGTGGTTGTCGTCGGCGCCGGTCCGGCTGGCCTTGCCGCGGCGATCCGTCTGAAGCAGCTCAACCCCGATCTTTCCGTCGTCGTGCTGGAAAAGGGCGGCGAGGTCGGCGCCCACATCCTCTCCGGCGCCGTCGTCGATCCGATCGGCATCGATCGCCTTTTGCCGGGCTGGCGCGAGGAGGAGGGCCATCCGTTCAAGACGCCGGTCACCGACGATCATTTCCTGGTGCTCGGCCCCGCCGGTTCGTTCCGCCTGCCCAATTTCCTGATGCCGCCGCTGATGAACAATCACGGCAACTACATCGTCTCGCTCGGCAATGTCTGCCGTTGGCTGGCGACCAAGGCCGAGGCGTTGGGCGTCGAGATCTATCCGGGCTTCGCCGCGGTGAGCCTCGTCTACAATGATGCGGGCGCCGTCACAGGCGTCATCACCGGCGACATGGGCGTCGAGAAGGACGGTACCCATGGGCCGGCTTATGCGCCCGGCATGGCGCTGATGGGCAAATACGTGCTGATCGGCGAGGGCGCGCGCGGCTCCTTGGCCAAGCAGCTGATCGCCAAATACAAGCTTGCTGACGGCCGCGAACCGGGCAAGTTCGGCATCGGCCTCAAGGAACTGTGGCAGGTCAAGCCGGAGAACCACAAGCCGGGCCTGGTGCAGCATTCCTTCGGCTGGCCGCTCGACATGAAGACCGGCGGCGGCTCCTTCCTCTATCATCTGGAAGACAATCAGGTGGCGGTCGGCTTCGTCGTCCACCTCAACTACAAGAACCCCTGGCTCTCGCCCTTCGAGGAGTTCCAGCGCTTCAAGACGCACCCGGCGATCAAAGGCACCTTCGAAGGCGCCAAGCGCATCGGCTACGGTGCCCGCGCCATCACCGAGGGCGGCTGGCAGTCGGTGCCGAAGCTGTCCTTCCCGGGCGGCGTGCTGATGGGCTGCGCGGCAGGGTTCGTCAACGTGCCGCGCATCAAGGGCTCGCACAATGCGGTGCTGTCCGGCATGCTGGCGGCGGAGCATGTTGCCCAGGCGATCGGCGCCGGCCGCGCCAATGACGAGCTTTCCTCCTACGAGCAAGCCTGGCGCGGCAGCGACATCGGCAAGGACCTGAAGAAGGTGCGCAACGTAAAGCCGCTGTGGTCGCGCTTCGGCACCATCGTCGGCGTCGGCATCGGCGGTCTCGACATGTGGCTGAACACGCTGTTCGGCTTCTCGCCCTTCGGCACGCTGAAGCACGGCAAGGCCGACTATGCGACATTGGAGCCCGCCTCCAAGCATCAGAAGATCGCCTATCCGAAGCCGGACGGCGTCTTGACCTTCGACCGGCTCTCCTCGGTGTTTTTATCCAACACCAACCATGAGGAAAACGAGCCGGTGCATCTCATCGTCGGCGACATGGCGCTGCAGCAGCGCTCCGAGCACGACGTCTTTGCCGGGCCCTCGACGCGCTACTGCCCGGCCGGCGTCTATGAATGGGTGGACAAGGACGGCAATGCCGCGGCCGATCCGTCGGCCAAGGACGTGCGCTTCGTCATCAACGCGCAGAACTGCGTCCACTGCAAGACCTGCGACATCAAGGACCCGAACCGGAACATCAACTGGGTGCCGCCACAAGGCGGCGAAGGCCCGGTCTATCAGGGCATGTAG
- a CDS encoding DUF922 domain-containing protein, translated as MRLAVLACLVAIGALYAPQASAGTRVLVQTRSYDIAGNSGAALVEAMDSKGPKHGFMTHAIAQTAYTVDWELGVIQDKGSCRLKQANGTLHLFYTFPRVASPATPALKKRWDRFFAGVRAHEQTHGRIARQMMRATERSITGLKVADDPYCYETRREARRRIQAAYAEYEARQNAFDAREHRDGGHVEHLVAALMGR; from the coding sequence ATGCGCTTGGCGGTTTTGGCATGCCTTGTCGCCATCGGCGCGCTGTACGCGCCGCAGGCTTCGGCCGGCACCAGGGTGCTGGTGCAGACGCGCAGCTATGACATTGCCGGCAATTCCGGCGCGGCTCTGGTCGAGGCCATGGACAGCAAAGGTCCCAAGCACGGCTTCATGACGCATGCCATTGCCCAGACCGCCTACACGGTCGACTGGGAGCTCGGCGTGATCCAGGACAAGGGTTCGTGCCGGCTCAAGCAGGCAAACGGCACGCTCCATCTCTTCTACACCTTTCCGCGCGTCGCTTCGCCGGCCACACCGGCGCTGAAGAAGCGCTGGGACCGGTTCTTCGCCGGCGTGCGTGCCCATGAGCAAACCCATGGGCGGATCGCCAGGCAAATGATGCGCGCCACCGAGCGGTCGATCACCGGCCTCAAGGTCGCCGACGATCCCTATTGCTACGAAACGCGCCGCGAGGCGCGCCGGCGTATCCAGGCGGCCTATGCCGAATACGAAGCCAGGCAGAACGCCTTCGATGCCCGGGAGCACCGCGATGGCGGCCATGTCGAGCACCTGGTCGCGGCGTTGATGGGGAGGTAG
- a CDS encoding helix-turn-helix transcriptional regulator — MTTSEISAGTLIREWRTRRRMSQLDLAMEADISQRHLSFVESGRAQPSREMVLHLAEQLSIPLRQRNQLLLAAGFAPSFSERPLTDATLAPAMAAVEAVLRGHEPFPALAVDRHWNLVSANAAIGPFLADVSEPSLLKPPVNVLRLSLHPGGVAPRIINLAEWRAHLLERLKHQNDATGDPVLIELEQELRAYPSGLKSSRPAPVEPSGIVHPLRLAHGDAVLSFISTITVFGTPLDVTLSELAIESFFPADEQTRTALVRLAKERAT; from the coding sequence ATGACCACATCCGAAATCTCCGCCGGCACCCTCATTCGCGAATGGCGCACGCGCCGGCGCATGAGCCAGCTCGATCTTGCCATGGAGGCCGATATTTCGCAGCGGCATCTCTCCTTCGTTGAAAGCGGCCGCGCTCAGCCGTCGCGCGAGATGGTGCTGCATCTGGCCGAGCAGCTTTCGATCCCGCTGCGCCAGCGCAACCAGCTCTTGCTCGCGGCGGGCTTCGCGCCAAGCTTCAGCGAGAGGCCGCTGACCGATGCGACGCTGGCGCCGGCGATGGCCGCGGTCGAGGCGGTGCTCCGGGGACACGAGCCCTTCCCAGCGCTCGCCGTCGACCGGCACTGGAACCTCGTTTCCGCCAACGCGGCGATCGGCCCGTTCCTGGCCGATGTCTCGGAGCCATCGCTGCTCAAGCCGCCGGTCAATGTGCTGAGGCTCAGCCTGCATCCGGGCGGCGTCGCGCCGCGCATCATCAATCTTGCCGAATGGCGGGCGCATCTGCTCGAGCGCCTCAAGCATCAGAACGACGCCACCGGCGATCCGGTGCTGATCGAGCTCGAGCAGGAGCTGCGCGCCTATCCGTCCGGGCTGAAGAGCAGCAGGCCGGCGCCGGTCGAGCCGAGCGGCATCGTGCATCCGCTGCGGCTCGCGCATGGCGACGCAGTGCTGTCCTTCATCAGCACGATCACCGTGTTCGGCACGCCGCTCGACGTCACGCTGTCGGAGCTGGCGATCGAGTCCTTCTTTCCCGCGGACGAGCAGACACGGACGGCGCTGGTGCGGCTGGCGAAGGAGCGGGCGACGTAG
- the pepN gene encoding aminopeptidase N, producing the protein MRTDTGHVFKLEDYRPSDYLIPRTSLDFRLSPDATRVTAVLTVERREGVAASAPLVLDGDGLTLLGVAIDGQPLSQADYQATPDQLTIPAPPAKQRFELRLETEIAPSSNEALMGLYRSNNVYCTQCEAEGFRRITYFLDRPDILSVYTVRIEAPHNEAPLLLSNGNPVENGVLADGRHYAVWHDPFPKPSYLFALVAGALGKVADSFTTLSGREVALGIYVEPGKERLAGYAMDALKRSMKWDEDAFGREYDLDVFNIVAVSDFNMGAMENKGLNIFNDKYVLADEETATDADFANIEAIIAHEYFHNWTGNRITCRDWFQLCLKEGLTVYRDHEFSADQRSRAVKRIAEVRTLRAHQFPEDQGPLAHPVRPRRYREINNFYTATVYEKGSEVVRMIRTILGPELFRAGMDLYFERHDGEAATIEDFLKVFEDVSGRDLAQFALWYHQAGTPNLTVSSSYNAAAKAFTLEIEQSVPPTPSESRKRLMHIPLAFGLVGAGGKPVAWETVDGATVEDGVIHVRKRRHTVRFSGVSERPSVSLNRGFSAPITLSAQQRADDQFFLASHDGDSFSRWQAFNTLLADALIAAFRQVLGGKEPAFAARLAELAGRIAVDEALEPAYRALALSLPGEADIARDIGKGIDPDAIFAAREMLARTIAAANREVFSALYDSLADKGPFTPDAASAGRRALRNILLDYLSLLPEGAALAARHFNAATNMTDRAAALTVLAHRHANSREAEEALAAFETRYRGDALVLDKWFQIQAGVPGRQTVEKVRALMRHPAFSIANPNRVRSLIGTFSSANQTGFHRADGQGYRFFAETVLEVEKRNPQVAARLATAMRSWRSLETVRQDKARQALLQIANAENLSADLRDIVERTLA; encoded by the coding sequence ATGCGCACCGATACCGGCCATGTCTTCAAGCTTGAAGACTACCGCCCCAGCGACTATCTCATTCCGCGGACCAGCCTCGATTTCCGCCTGTCGCCGGATGCCACGCGCGTCACCGCCGTGCTCACCGTCGAGCGGCGCGAGGGCGTCGCCGCTTCCGCGCCGCTTGTGCTCGACGGCGACGGGCTGACGCTGCTCGGCGTCGCCATCGACGGGCAGCCCCTCTCACAGGCCGATTATCAGGCGACGCCGGACCAGTTGACCATTCCGGCGCCGCCGGCCAAGCAGCGCTTCGAGCTTCGTCTCGAGACCGAAATCGCGCCGTCCAGCAATGAAGCGCTGATGGGCCTCTATCGCTCCAACAACGTCTATTGCACGCAATGCGAGGCCGAGGGCTTTCGCCGCATCACCTATTTCCTCGACAGGCCGGACATCCTGTCGGTCTACACCGTGCGCATCGAGGCGCCGCACAACGAAGCGCCGCTGCTGCTGTCGAACGGCAATCCTGTCGAAAACGGTGTGCTGGCCGACGGCCGGCACTATGCCGTCTGGCACGACCCCTTCCCCAAGCCGTCCTACCTGTTTGCGCTCGTGGCGGGCGCGCTCGGCAAGGTGGCGGACAGCTTCACCACGCTGTCCGGCCGCGAGGTCGCGCTCGGCATCTATGTCGAGCCCGGCAAGGAGAGGCTCGCCGGCTACGCGATGGACGCGCTGAAGCGCTCGATGAAATGGGACGAGGACGCCTTCGGCCGCGAATACGACCTCGACGTCTTCAACATCGTCGCCGTCTCCGACTTCAACATGGGCGCGATGGAGAACAAGGGCCTCAACATCTTCAACGACAAATACGTGCTGGCCGACGAGGAGACGGCGACCGACGCCGACTTCGCCAATATCGAAGCGATCATCGCGCATGAATACTTCCACAATTGGACTGGCAACAGAATCACTTGCCGCGACTGGTTCCAGCTCTGCCTGAAGGAAGGGCTGACGGTTTACCGCGACCACGAATTCTCCGCCGACCAGCGTTCGCGGGCGGTCAAGCGCATCGCCGAGGTGCGCACGCTGCGCGCGCACCAGTTCCCCGAAGACCAGGGGCCGCTGGCGCACCCCGTGCGGCCGCGCCGGTACCGCGAGATCAACAACTTTTACACCGCCACCGTCTACGAGAAGGGCTCGGAGGTGGTGCGCATGATCCGCACCATCCTCGGTCCCGAACTCTTCCGCGCCGGCATGGACCTCTATTTCGAGCGGCATGACGGAGAGGCCGCGACCATCGAGGACTTCCTCAAGGTGTTCGAGGACGTTTCGGGCCGAGACCTCGCGCAGTTCGCGCTCTGGTACCACCAGGCCGGCACGCCGAACCTGACGGTGAGTTCCTCCTACAACGCCGCGGCCAAGGCCTTCACGCTGGAGATCGAACAGTCGGTGCCGCCGACGCCGTCGGAAAGCCGCAAGCGGCTGATGCACATTCCACTGGCCTTCGGCCTGGTCGGCGCCGGCGGCAAGCCCGTCGCCTGGGAAACCGTCGACGGCGCCACCGTCGAGGACGGCGTCATCCATGTCCGCAAGCGGCGGCACACGGTGCGCTTCTCAGGCGTCTCGGAGCGGCCTTCCGTGTCGCTCAACCGCGGCTTCTCGGCACCGATCACGCTGTCGGCACAGCAGAGGGCCGACGATCAGTTCTTCCTCGCCAGCCACGACGGCGACTCTTTCTCGCGCTGGCAGGCTTTCAACACGCTGCTTGCCGATGCGCTGATCGCGGCGTTCCGTCAGGTGCTGGGTGGCAAAGAGCCGGCCTTCGCAGCAAGGCTCGCCGAACTGGCCGGCAGGATCGCCGTCGACGAGGCGCTGGAGCCCGCCTATCGGGCGCTGGCGCTATCGCTGCCCGGCGAGGCCGACATCGCCCGCGACATCGGCAAGGGCATCGATCCCGACGCCATCTTTGCCGCGCGCGAAATGCTGGCGCGGACAATCGCCGCCGCAAACCGCGAGGTCTTCTCGGCGCTTTACGACAGCCTTGCAGACAAGGGGCCATTCACGCCCGACGCAGCAAGCGCCGGACGGCGGGCGCTGCGCAACATCCTGCTCGATTACCTATCGCTGTTGCCCGAGGGCGCGGCCCTTGCTGCGCGGCACTTCAACGCCGCTACCAACATGACCGACCGCGCCGCCGCGCTCACCGTGCTTGCGCACCGCCATGCGAACTCTCGTGAAGCGGAGGAGGCGCTGGCGGCCTTCGAAACAAGATATCGCGGCGATGCGCTGGTGCTCGACAAATGGTTCCAGATCCAGGCCGGCGTGCCCGGGCGGCAGACCGTCGAAAAGGTGCGCGCACTGATGCGGCACCCCGCCTTCTCGATCGCCAACCCGAACCGGGTGCGCTCGCTGATCGGCACCTTCTCCAGCGCCAACCAGACCGGCTTCCACCGGGCCGACGGCCAAGGCTACCGCTTCTTTGCGGAGACCGTGCTGGAAGTCGAGAAGCGCAATCCGCAGGTTGCGGCAAGACTGGCGACGGCGATGCGGTCCTGGCGCTCGCTGGAGACTGTCCGGCAGGACAAGGCAAGGCAGGCGCTCTTGCAGATCGCGAATGCCGAGAACCTGTCGGCGGATCTGCGGGATATCGTCGAGCGGACGCTGGCGTAG
- a CDS encoding endonuclease/exonuclease/phosphatase family protein, translating into MTAGVAFLVMMALSAAMLAGFFGALHPALDSLSHFRIHLSVLTALLALPLLASSYRLQAVAALLFAIASLATTAGALPRLWPQQAVAKPADGIVYSLLQMNLRFDNRTPKKVLSLIGRTNPDVITLDEVSGMWARELGYITSAYPYRILCPYPNGIFGVALLSRRPFAAGTAPHCEPRGAMATGTIDFGGTGVDVAAIHLSWPWPREQYWQIGELAEPLAALGETAIMAGDCNAVPWSAAVRRVASLGRLTVMPSAGPTWIHRKLPDFLRRFAGLPIDQVFSKGGVTILSSRRLEDDGSDHLPVLVEFSLQPDGRKPEDEHQSALAANGL; encoded by the coding sequence ATGACGGCAGGGGTGGCATTCCTGGTGATGATGGCACTCTCGGCCGCGATGCTGGCCGGGTTCTTCGGCGCATTGCATCCGGCGCTCGATTCCCTCTCGCATTTTCGCATTCATCTGAGCGTCTTGACGGCGCTGCTGGCGCTCCCGCTGCTGGCCAGCTCCTACCGGCTTCAGGCGGTCGCGGCTCTGCTCTTCGCCATTGCCAGCCTCGCCACGACAGCGGGCGCGTTGCCCCGGCTGTGGCCGCAGCAGGCGGTCGCCAAGCCGGCCGACGGGATCGTCTACAGCCTGCTGCAGATGAACCTGCGCTTCGACAATCGGACGCCCAAAAAGGTGCTGTCGCTGATCGGCCGTACCAATCCCGACGTGATCACGCTCGACGAGGTGTCGGGGATGTGGGCAAGAGAACTTGGCTATATCACCAGCGCCTATCCCTACCGCATCCTTTGCCCCTATCCGAACGGCATATTCGGCGTCGCGCTGCTGTCGCGGCGGCCCTTTGCCGCCGGCACCGCTCCGCATTGCGAGCCGCGCGGTGCGATGGCGACCGGCACGATCGATTTCGGCGGCACCGGCGTCGACGTCGCCGCGATCCATCTGAGCTGGCCCTGGCCGCGCGAGCAGTATTGGCAGATCGGCGAACTCGCGGAGCCGCTTGCCGCGCTCGGCGAAACGGCAATCATGGCCGGCGACTGCAACGCCGTGCCGTGGAGCGCGGCGGTGCGTCGCGTCGCCTCGCTCGGCCGGTTGACGGTGATGCCGTCGGCCGGGCCGACCTGGATCCACAGGAAGCTGCCCGACTTCCTGCGGCGCTTCGCCGGCCTGCCGATCGATCAGGTGTTCAGCAAGGGCGGGGTGACGATCCTGTCGTCGAGGCGGTTGGAAGACGACGGCTCCGACCATCTGCCGGTGCTGGTCGAGTTCTCGTTGCAGCCCGACGGCCGAAAGCCCGAGGATGAGCACCAGTCGGCGCTGGCGGCGAACGGCCTTTAG
- a CDS encoding AMP nucleosidase, translated as MPEPFGRQSFDDAKKAVAALEMLYDRNTKFLRDSFAQLAAGGDESKRFRAFYPQIGVTTTSFTQIDSRQAYGHMPTPGHFATTITQPKLFENYLVEQLRLIMRNHGVQVTVSESTTPIPLHFAFLEGTYVDGAAAERIKRPIRDLFDVPDLDGTDDQIANGTFEVAFGEPRPLAPFTAQRIDYSLHRMTHYTATSPQHFQNFVLFTNYQFYIDEFVARARDLMAKGGGGYTEFVEPGNVVTKAGAAVPGEGTPPPRLPQMPAYHLKKPGHGGITMVNIGVGPSNAKTITDHIAVLRPHAWVMLGHCAGLRNTQALGDYVLAHAYVREDHVLDDDLPVWVPIPPLAEIQVALQEAVAEVTGLSGYDLKRIMRTGTVATIDNRNWELRDQRGPVQRLSQSRAIALDMESATIAANGFRFRVPYGTLLCVSDKPLHGELKLPGMATEFYKRQVAQHLTIGIKAMEKLAEMPMERLHSRKLRSFSETAFQ; from the coding sequence ATGCCGGAGCCTTTCGGTAGGCAAAGCTTCGACGACGCGAAAAAGGCGGTCGCGGCGCTGGAGATGCTCTACGACCGCAACACCAAGTTCCTGCGCGATTCCTTCGCCCAGCTTGCCGCCGGCGGCGACGAGAGCAAGCGCTTCCGGGCCTTCTATCCGCAAATCGGCGTCACCACGACCTCATTCACCCAGATCGACTCGCGCCAGGCCTACGGCCATATGCCGACGCCCGGGCATTTCGCCACCACCATCACCCAGCCGAAGCTGTTCGAGAACTATCTCGTCGAGCAACTTCGACTGATTATGCGCAATCACGGCGTGCAGGTGACAGTGTCGGAATCGACGACGCCGATCCCGCTGCATTTCGCCTTCCTGGAAGGCACCTATGTCGACGGGGCGGCGGCGGAGCGCATCAAGCGGCCGATCCGCGACCTGTTCGACGTGCCGGACCTCGACGGCACCGACGACCAGATCGCCAACGGCACCTTCGAGGTGGCATTCGGCGAGCCGAGGCCGCTGGCGCCGTTCACCGCGCAGCGCATCGACTATTCGCTGCACCGCATGACGCACTACACGGCGACCAGCCCGCAGCATTTCCAGAACTTCGTGCTGTTCACCAACTACCAGTTCTACATCGACGAGTTCGTGGCGCGCGCCCGCGACTTGATGGCGAAGGGCGGTGGCGGCTACACCGAATTCGTCGAGCCGGGCAATGTGGTGACGAAGGCCGGAGCCGCCGTGCCAGGCGAAGGCACGCCGCCTCCGCGCCTGCCGCAAATGCCGGCCTATCATTTGAAAAAGCCGGGCCATGGCGGCATCACCATGGTCAATATCGGCGTCGGCCCTTCCAACGCCAAGACCATCACCGACCATATCGCGGTGCTTCGCCCGCATGCCTGGGTGATGCTCGGCCACTGCGCTGGCCTGCGCAACACGCAGGCGCTGGGCGACTATGTGCTGGCCCATGCCTATGTGCGCGAGGACCATGTGCTGGACGACGACCTGCCGGTCTGGGTGCCGATCCCGCCGCTGGCGGAAATCCAGGTGGCGCTGCAGGAAGCGGTCGCCGAGGTGACGGGACTTTCGGGCTATGATCTCAAGCGCATCATGCGCACCGGCACCGTCGCCACCATCGACAACCGCAATTGGGAGCTGCGCGACCAGCGCGGACCCGTGCAGCGCCTGTCGCAGTCCAGGGCGATCGCGCTCGACATGGAATCGGCGACGATCGCCGCCAACGGCTTCCGTTTCCGCGTGCCTTACGGAACGCTCCTGTGCGTCTCCGACAAGCCGCTGCATGGCGAGTTGAAGCTGCCCGGCATGGCGACGGAATTCTACAAGCGACAGGTGGCGCAGCATCTCACCATCGGCATCAAGGCGATGGAGAAGCTCGCCGAAATGCCGATGGAGCGGCTGCATTCGCGCAAGCTGAGAAGTTTTTCCGAAACGGCCTTCCAATAG